A genome region from Macrotis lagotis isolate mMagLag1 chromosome 4, bilby.v1.9.chrom.fasta, whole genome shotgun sequence includes the following:
- the NR2F2 gene encoding COUP transcription factor 2 isoform X1, translating into MAMVVGAWRDPQDDVPGNQGTQPSQAPPVQGPPAGAPHTPQTPGQGGPPSTPAQTNQPSQQSQAGDKQQQQQHIECVVCGDKSSGKHYGQFTCEGCKSFFKRSVRRNLSYTCRANRNCPIDQHHRNQCQYCRLKKCLKVGMRREVSSLFTAAVQRGRMPPTQPTHGQFALTNGDPLNCHSYLSGYISLLLRAEPYPTSRFGSQCMQPNNIMGIENICELAARMLFSAVEWARNIPFFPDLQITDQVALLRLTWSELFVLNAAQCSMPLHVAPLLAAAGLHASPMSADRVVAFMDHIRIFQEQVEKLKALHVDSAEYSCLKAIVLFTSDACGLSDVAHVESLQEKSQCALEEYVRSQYPNQPTRFGKLLLRLPSLRTVSSSVIEQLFFVRLVGKTPIETLIRDMLLSGSSFNWPYMAIQ; encoded by the exons ATGGCAATGGTAGTTGGTGCGTGGCGAGACCCCCAAGACGATGTACCAGGAAACCAGGGAACTCAACCTTCGCAAGCACCTCCAGTACAAGGACCACCAGCCGGGGCCCCTCACACCCCGCAAACTCCGGGCCAAGGGGGCCCCCCCAGCACTCCAGCCCAGACCAACCAGCCCAGCCAGCAGAGCCAAGCCGGGGAcaagcagcagcaacaacaacacaTTGAGTGTGTGGTTTGTGGGGACAAATCTAGTGGCAAACATTATGGCCAGTTTACCTGCGAGGGTTGCAAGAGTTTCTTCAAGAGGAGTGTAAGGAGGAACCTGAGTTACACTTGTCGTGCCAACAGGAACTGTCCTATAGACCAGCACCACCGCAATCAGTGTCAGTACTGCCGCCTCAAAAAATGCCTCAAAGTTGGCATGAGACGGGAAG TTTCTTCTTTATTCACTGCAGCCGTCCAAAGGGGAAGAATGCCACCCACACAGCCAACTCATGGTCAGTTCGCCTTGACAAATGGAGATCCACTTAACTGCCATTCCTACCTATCCGGATATATATCCCTGCTTCTCCGAGCTGAGCCCTACCCAACGTCCCGCTTTGGCAGCCAGTGCATGCAACCCAACAACATCATGGGTATTGAGAACATTTGTGAACTGGCAGCTCGGATGCTCTTCAGCGCAGTGGAGTGGGCCCGGAATATTCCCTTCTTCCCAGACCTGCAGATCACAGACCAGGTGGCCCTGCTCCGGCTGACCTGGAGTGAGTTGTTTGTGCTCAACGCTGCCCAGTGCTCCATGCCCCTCCACGTTGCTCCACTCCTGGCAGCGGCGGGCCTCCACGCCTCGCCAATGTCTGCTGACCGAGTGGTCGCCTTTATGGACCACATACGAATCTTCCAGGAGCAAGTGGAAAAACTGAAGGCATTACACGTTGATTCAGCAGAATACAGCTGTTTAAAGGCCATAGTCCTCTTCACCTCAG aTGCCTGTGGTCTCTCTGATGTAGCCCATGTGGAAAGCCTGCAGGAAAAGTCACAGTGTGCTTTGGAAGAGTATGTTAGGAGCCAGTACCCCAACCAGCCAACACGATTTGGAAAGCTCTTGCTTCGCCTTCCTTCCCTTCGCACTGTCTCCTCTTCTGTCATAGAGCAATTGTTTTTCGTCCGTTTGGTAGGTAAAACCCCCATAGAAACCCTAATCAGGGATATGTTACTATCTGGCAGCAGTTTTAACTGGCCTTACATggcaattcaataa
- the NR2F2 gene encoding COUP transcription factor 2 isoform X4, which translates to MQAVWDLEQGKYGFAVQRGRMPPTQPTHGQFALTNGDPLNCHSYLSGYISLLLRAEPYPTSRFGSQCMQPNNIMGIENICELAARMLFSAVEWARNIPFFPDLQITDQVALLRLTWSELFVLNAAQCSMPLHVAPLLAAAGLHASPMSADRVVAFMDHIRIFQEQVEKLKALHVDSAEYSCLKAIVLFTSDACGLSDVAHVESLQEKSQCALEEYVRSQYPNQPTRFGKLLLRLPSLRTVSSSVIEQLFFVRLVGKTPIETLIRDMLLSGSSFNWPYMAIQ; encoded by the exons CCGTCCAAAGGGGAAGAATGCCACCCACACAGCCAACTCATGGTCAGTTCGCCTTGACAAATGGAGATCCACTTAACTGCCATTCCTACCTATCCGGATATATATCCCTGCTTCTCCGAGCTGAGCCCTACCCAACGTCCCGCTTTGGCAGCCAGTGCATGCAACCCAACAACATCATGGGTATTGAGAACATTTGTGAACTGGCAGCTCGGATGCTCTTCAGCGCAGTGGAGTGGGCCCGGAATATTCCCTTCTTCCCAGACCTGCAGATCACAGACCAGGTGGCCCTGCTCCGGCTGACCTGGAGTGAGTTGTTTGTGCTCAACGCTGCCCAGTGCTCCATGCCCCTCCACGTTGCTCCACTCCTGGCAGCGGCGGGCCTCCACGCCTCGCCAATGTCTGCTGACCGAGTGGTCGCCTTTATGGACCACATACGAATCTTCCAGGAGCAAGTGGAAAAACTGAAGGCATTACACGTTGATTCAGCAGAATACAGCTGTTTAAAGGCCATAGTCCTCTTCACCTCAG aTGCCTGTGGTCTCTCTGATGTAGCCCATGTGGAAAGCCTGCAGGAAAAGTCACAGTGTGCTTTGGAAGAGTATGTTAGGAGCCAGTACCCCAACCAGCCAACACGATTTGGAAAGCTCTTGCTTCGCCTTCCTTCCCTTCGCACTGTCTCCTCTTCTGTCATAGAGCAATTGTTTTTCGTCCGTTTGGTAGGTAAAACCCCCATAGAAACCCTAATCAGGGATATGTTACTATCTGGCAGCAGTTTTAACTGGCCTTACATggcaattcaataa
- the NR2F2 gene encoding COUP transcription factor 2 isoform X5, with the protein MPPTQPTHGQFALTNGDPLNCHSYLSGYISLLLRAEPYPTSRFGSQCMQPNNIMGIENICELAARMLFSAVEWARNIPFFPDLQITDQVALLRLTWSELFVLNAAQCSMPLHVAPLLAAAGLHASPMSADRVVAFMDHIRIFQEQVEKLKALHVDSAEYSCLKAIVLFTSDACGLSDVAHVESLQEKSQCALEEYVRSQYPNQPTRFGKLLLRLPSLRTVSSSVIEQLFFVRLVGKTPIETLIRDMLLSGSSFNWPYMAIQ; encoded by the exons ATGCCACCCACACAGCCAACTCATGGTCAGTTCGCCTTGACAAATGGAGATCCACTTAACTGCCATTCCTACCTATCCGGATATATATCCCTGCTTCTCCGAGCTGAGCCCTACCCAACGTCCCGCTTTGGCAGCCAGTGCATGCAACCCAACAACATCATGGGTATTGAGAACATTTGTGAACTGGCAGCTCGGATGCTCTTCAGCGCAGTGGAGTGGGCCCGGAATATTCCCTTCTTCCCAGACCTGCAGATCACAGACCAGGTGGCCCTGCTCCGGCTGACCTGGAGTGAGTTGTTTGTGCTCAACGCTGCCCAGTGCTCCATGCCCCTCCACGTTGCTCCACTCCTGGCAGCGGCGGGCCTCCACGCCTCGCCAATGTCTGCTGACCGAGTGGTCGCCTTTATGGACCACATACGAATCTTCCAGGAGCAAGTGGAAAAACTGAAGGCATTACACGTTGATTCAGCAGAATACAGCTGTTTAAAGGCCATAGTCCTCTTCACCTCAG aTGCCTGTGGTCTCTCTGATGTAGCCCATGTGGAAAGCCTGCAGGAAAAGTCACAGTGTGCTTTGGAAGAGTATGTTAGGAGCCAGTACCCCAACCAGCCAACACGATTTGGAAAGCTCTTGCTTCGCCTTCCTTCCCTTCGCACTGTCTCCTCTTCTGTCATAGAGCAATTGTTTTTCGTCCGTTTGGTAGGTAAAACCCCCATAGAAACCCTAATCAGGGATATGTTACTATCTGGCAGCAGTTTTAACTGGCCTTACATggcaattcaataa
- the NR2F2 gene encoding COUP transcription factor 2 isoform X2 has protein sequence MAMVVGAWRDPQDDVPGNQGTQPSQAPPVQGPPAGAPHTPQTPGQGGPPSTPAQTNQPSQQSQAGDKQQQQQHIECVVCGDKSSGKHYGQFTCEGCKSFFKRSVRRNLSYTCRANRNCPIDQHHRNQCQYCRLKKCLKVGMRREAVQRGRMPPTQPTHGQFALTNGDPLNCHSYLSGYISLLLRAEPYPTSRFGSQCMQPNNIMGIENICELAARMLFSAVEWARNIPFFPDLQITDQVALLRLTWSELFVLNAAQCSMPLHVAPLLAAAGLHASPMSADRVVAFMDHIRIFQEQVEKLKALHVDSAEYSCLKAIVLFTSDACGLSDVAHVESLQEKSQCALEEYVRSQYPNQPTRFGKLLLRLPSLRTVSSSVIEQLFFVRLVGKTPIETLIRDMLLSGSSFNWPYMAIQ, from the exons ATGGCAATGGTAGTTGGTGCGTGGCGAGACCCCCAAGACGATGTACCAGGAAACCAGGGAACTCAACCTTCGCAAGCACCTCCAGTACAAGGACCACCAGCCGGGGCCCCTCACACCCCGCAAACTCCGGGCCAAGGGGGCCCCCCCAGCACTCCAGCCCAGACCAACCAGCCCAGCCAGCAGAGCCAAGCCGGGGAcaagcagcagcaacaacaacacaTTGAGTGTGTGGTTTGTGGGGACAAATCTAGTGGCAAACATTATGGCCAGTTTACCTGCGAGGGTTGCAAGAGTTTCTTCAAGAGGAGTGTAAGGAGGAACCTGAGTTACACTTGTCGTGCCAACAGGAACTGTCCTATAGACCAGCACCACCGCAATCAGTGTCAGTACTGCCGCCTCAAAAAATGCCTCAAAGTTGGCATGAGACGGGAAG CCGTCCAAAGGGGAAGAATGCCACCCACACAGCCAACTCATGGTCAGTTCGCCTTGACAAATGGAGATCCACTTAACTGCCATTCCTACCTATCCGGATATATATCCCTGCTTCTCCGAGCTGAGCCCTACCCAACGTCCCGCTTTGGCAGCCAGTGCATGCAACCCAACAACATCATGGGTATTGAGAACATTTGTGAACTGGCAGCTCGGATGCTCTTCAGCGCAGTGGAGTGGGCCCGGAATATTCCCTTCTTCCCAGACCTGCAGATCACAGACCAGGTGGCCCTGCTCCGGCTGACCTGGAGTGAGTTGTTTGTGCTCAACGCTGCCCAGTGCTCCATGCCCCTCCACGTTGCTCCACTCCTGGCAGCGGCGGGCCTCCACGCCTCGCCAATGTCTGCTGACCGAGTGGTCGCCTTTATGGACCACATACGAATCTTCCAGGAGCAAGTGGAAAAACTGAAGGCATTACACGTTGATTCAGCAGAATACAGCTGTTTAAAGGCCATAGTCCTCTTCACCTCAG aTGCCTGTGGTCTCTCTGATGTAGCCCATGTGGAAAGCCTGCAGGAAAAGTCACAGTGTGCTTTGGAAGAGTATGTTAGGAGCCAGTACCCCAACCAGCCAACACGATTTGGAAAGCTCTTGCTTCGCCTTCCTTCCCTTCGCACTGTCTCCTCTTCTGTCATAGAGCAATTGTTTTTCGTCCGTTTGGTAGGTAAAACCCCCATAGAAACCCTAATCAGGGATATGTTACTATCTGGCAGCAGTTTTAACTGGCCTTACATggcaattcaataa
- the NR2F2 gene encoding COUP transcription factor 2 isoform X3 has translation MQAVWDLEQGKYGFAALEPLARRSKEEEEERRRRRRRRRRRRRQQQQASREAAGRAAAAAAAAAGHHERRDEPSAREPKPKQESDHFHGYNPGLEKSSGQTVGPQHRTKSCSCVFFRPSVQRGRMPPTQPTHGQFALTNGDPLNCHSYLSGYISLLLRAEPYPTSRFGSQCMQPNNIMGIENICELAARMLFSAVEWARNIPFFPDLQITDQVALLRLTWSELFVLNAAQCSMPLHVAPLLAAAGLHASPMSADRVVAFMDHIRIFQEQVEKLKALHVDSAEYSCLKAIVLFTSDACGLSDVAHVESLQEKSQCALEEYVRSQYPNQPTRFGKLLLRLPSLRTVSSSVIEQLFFVRLVGKTPIETLIRDMLLSGSSFNWPYMAIQ, from the exons CGGCGCTAGAACCACTCGCTAGAAGgagcaaggaggaggaggaggagcggcggcggcggcggcggcgacggcggcggcggcggcggcagcaacAACAAGCGAGCAGAGAAGCAGCAGGacgagcggcggcggcggcggcggcggcggcggggcacCACGAGCGGCGGGACGAACCCAGCGCGCGGGAGCCGAAGCCAAAGCAAGAATCTGACCACTTTCATGGTTATAACCCTGGACTTGAAAAAAGCTCCGGCCAGACCGTCGGCCCCCAGCACCGAACGAAGTCTTGTAGTTGTGTCTTTTTTCGCCCCT CCGTCCAAAGGGGAAGAATGCCACCCACACAGCCAACTCATGGTCAGTTCGCCTTGACAAATGGAGATCCACTTAACTGCCATTCCTACCTATCCGGATATATATCCCTGCTTCTCCGAGCTGAGCCCTACCCAACGTCCCGCTTTGGCAGCCAGTGCATGCAACCCAACAACATCATGGGTATTGAGAACATTTGTGAACTGGCAGCTCGGATGCTCTTCAGCGCAGTGGAGTGGGCCCGGAATATTCCCTTCTTCCCAGACCTGCAGATCACAGACCAGGTGGCCCTGCTCCGGCTGACCTGGAGTGAGTTGTTTGTGCTCAACGCTGCCCAGTGCTCCATGCCCCTCCACGTTGCTCCACTCCTGGCAGCGGCGGGCCTCCACGCCTCGCCAATGTCTGCTGACCGAGTGGTCGCCTTTATGGACCACATACGAATCTTCCAGGAGCAAGTGGAAAAACTGAAGGCATTACACGTTGATTCAGCAGAATACAGCTGTTTAAAGGCCATAGTCCTCTTCACCTCAG aTGCCTGTGGTCTCTCTGATGTAGCCCATGTGGAAAGCCTGCAGGAAAAGTCACAGTGTGCTTTGGAAGAGTATGTTAGGAGCCAGTACCCCAACCAGCCAACACGATTTGGAAAGCTCTTGCTTCGCCTTCCTTCCCTTCGCACTGTCTCCTCTTCTGTCATAGAGCAATTGTTTTTCGTCCGTTTGGTAGGTAAAACCCCCATAGAAACCCTAATCAGGGATATGTTACTATCTGGCAGCAGTTTTAACTGGCCTTACATggcaattcaataa